Proteins from a single region of Amycolatopsis sp. CA-230715:
- a CDS encoding GrpB family protein, whose product MKRVLLTGMSGTGKSTVVAELAARGYKAVDADFGGYSELVAVPDGEVTGVGGGQDWVWREDAIAELLSTEDTDVLFVCGCSPNQGEFSFDHVVLLSAPARVIAERLAGRTTNSFGKDAGELARTLELRETIEPLLRDGADLELDTTASLDQTVDAVLRHVLGNGAPVVIVDYDDGWPNLFERLRRPLATALGPLASRIEHVGSTSVPGLAAKPIIDMVIVLDSAGDLDEAAARIRPLGYERRGDLGVPGREAFSRPGDLPAHHLYASAADGEQLARQLAFRDALRASPETARAYAALKRELAQRFRTDRVGYTDAKTSFIEYVLNGGR is encoded by the coding sequence GTGAAACGGGTGTTGTTGACCGGGATGTCGGGGACCGGGAAATCCACGGTGGTCGCGGAACTGGCCGCGCGTGGGTACAAGGCGGTCGACGCGGACTTCGGCGGGTATTCCGAATTGGTCGCTGTTCCCGACGGGGAGGTGACCGGGGTCGGGGGCGGGCAGGACTGGGTGTGGCGCGAGGACGCCATCGCCGAGTTGCTGTCGACCGAGGACACCGACGTTCTGTTCGTCTGCGGGTGTTCGCCGAACCAGGGGGAGTTCTCGTTCGACCACGTGGTGTTGCTGTCCGCGCCGGCGCGGGTCATCGCCGAGCGCTTGGCCGGGCGGACCACGAACTCGTTCGGCAAAGATGCCGGTGAGCTGGCGCGGACGCTCGAACTGCGGGAAACCATCGAGCCGTTGCTCCGGGACGGTGCCGATCTCGAACTCGACACGACAGCGTCGCTCGACCAGACCGTGGACGCCGTGCTTCGGCACGTTCTGGGTAACGGCGCGCCGGTGGTGATCGTCGACTACGACGACGGGTGGCCGAACTTGTTCGAAAGGTTGCGGCGGCCGCTCGCGACGGCGCTCGGGCCGCTCGCGTCGCGGATCGAGCACGTGGGCAGCACGTCGGTGCCGGGGCTGGCCGCGAAACCCATCATCGACATGGTGATCGTGCTGGACTCCGCGGGCGACCTCGACGAGGCGGCCGCGCGGATCCGGCCACTGGGGTACGAGCGGCGAGGCGACCTCGGGGTGCCGGGGCGCGAGGCATTCAGCAGACCCGGCGATCTGCCCGCGCACCACCTCTACGCGAGCGCGGCCGACGGCGAGCAGTTGGCGCGCCAGCTCGCGTTCCGCGACGCGCTGCGCGCCTCGCCGGAAACGGCTCGGGCATACGCGGCGCTGAAACGCGAGCTGGCGCAAAGGTTCCGCACCGATCGGGTCGGCTACACCGATGCGAAGACCTCGTTCATCGAATACGTCCTCAACGGAGGGCGTTGA
- a CDS encoding VOC family protein, whose translation MLGLHLRESAHAELLGLGFERTAEPKSRKNRMHFDITSPDPVAEQYRVETLGGRRLQDYADGGFLVMADPEDNEFRIIPDKEFTGQDWSLDQPTE comes from the coding sequence TTGCTTGGCCTCCACTTGAGAGAATCGGCGCATGCCGAACTCCTCGGTCTGGGATTCGAGCGAACTGCCGAACCCAAGTCGCGCAAGAACCGGATGCACTTCGACATCACCTCTCCCGATCCAGTCGCCGAGCAGTACCGGGTCGAGACGCTTGGCGGGCGAAGGCTCCAGGACTACGCCGACGGCGGCTTCCTGGTGATGGCGGACCCCGAAGACAACGAGTTCCGCATCATCCCCGACAAGGAATTCACAGGTCAGGACTGGTCCCTCGATCAACCAACAGAATAA
- a CDS encoding RrF2 family transcriptional regulator, translating into MKLSQGVEWALHCALLLADAGEGAVSRRALSGYFDLPDAYLAKHLKSLVRAGVLTAIPGPRGGFRLAKSADRITVLDIVEAIEGTVSPFTCAEIRQRGTCAVPAELCAGPCPVAKVMYDADDAWRASLSSVTLAELSGRMPSSARSRGRTWVLDPFSPLPPYSVG; encoded by the coding sequence ATGAAGCTGTCGCAGGGTGTGGAGTGGGCGCTGCATTGCGCCTTGCTCCTCGCCGACGCGGGCGAGGGTGCCGTCTCGCGACGCGCGCTGTCCGGGTATTTCGACCTGCCGGACGCCTACCTCGCCAAACACCTCAAGTCGCTGGTGCGCGCGGGGGTTCTCACGGCCATCCCCGGCCCGCGGGGTGGATTCCGGCTGGCCAAGTCCGCGGACCGAATCACCGTGCTCGACATCGTCGAGGCCATCGAAGGAACCGTCTCGCCGTTCACATGTGCCGAGATCCGGCAGCGGGGCACCTGTGCCGTTCCCGCCGAATTGTGCGCTGGGCCTTGTCCGGTCGCCAAGGTGATGTATGACGCCGACGACGCTTGGCGGGCTTCTCTTTCCTCTGTGACACTGGCCGAGTTGAGTGGACGGATGCCTTCTTCGGCTCGTTCTCGGGGGCGGACTTGGGTTCTGGATCCATTCTCTCCTTTGCCGCCTTATTCTGTTGGTTGA
- a CDS encoding CE1758 family FMN-dependent luciferase-like monooxygenase, protein MEIGIFSVGDLKPDPHTGIAPTEYQRIHAIMRIGKQAEEAGFDVVATGEHHCPPFVPSSPVALLAYLAASTERVVLSTATTLITTNDPVRLAEDYATIQHLAHGRLDVMLGRGKDERVYPWFGKDHARATAVAGENYALLRRLWREDTVDWSGEFRVPLKGFTSTPRPLGGVPPFVWHGAERSVGTAELAARYGDGLFVNNLFRRVADFRPLVDRYRERAAHHGHRPVVGVGGQAFVRARSQDAVEEFRPYFDATPSAANGSLEEFVAGTALSVGSPQQVIDRTLSFREHFGDYQRQLFLIDHAGLPLKTVLEQVDLLGAEVLPVLRKESRAL, encoded by the coding sequence ATGGAGATCGGCATCTTCTCGGTCGGCGACCTCAAACCGGACCCGCACACCGGTATCGCACCGACCGAGTACCAGCGCATCCACGCGATCATGAGGATCGGCAAGCAGGCCGAAGAGGCGGGATTCGACGTCGTGGCGACCGGCGAGCACCATTGCCCGCCGTTCGTGCCGAGTTCGCCGGTGGCGTTGCTCGCGTATCTCGCGGCGAGCACCGAGCGCGTCGTCCTGTCGACCGCGACCACGCTCATCACCACCAACGACCCGGTCCGGCTCGCGGAGGACTACGCGACGATCCAGCACCTCGCGCACGGCAGGCTCGACGTGATGCTCGGGCGAGGCAAGGACGAGCGGGTGTACCCGTGGTTCGGGAAGGATCACGCCCGCGCGACGGCCGTGGCGGGGGAGAACTACGCGTTGTTGAGACGGCTGTGGCGAGAGGACACAGTGGACTGGTCGGGGGAGTTCCGTGTGCCGTTGAAGGGTTTCACGTCGACGCCCCGGCCGCTCGGGGGAGTTCCGCCGTTCGTCTGGCACGGCGCGGAGCGAAGTGTGGGAACCGCCGAACTGGCGGCGCGGTACGGCGATGGCCTGTTCGTCAACAACCTGTTCCGGCGGGTCGCCGACTTCCGGCCGCTGGTCGACCGCTACCGCGAACGCGCCGCGCACCACGGCCACCGACCCGTGGTGGGAGTCGGTGGCCAGGCTTTCGTGCGCGCGCGGTCGCAGGACGCCGTCGAAGAATTCCGCCCGTACTTCGACGCCACGCCGAGTGCGGCGAACGGCTCGCTCGAAGAGTTCGTGGCGGGAACCGCGTTGAGCGTCGGCAGCCCGCAGCAGGTCATCGACCGCACGCTGTCCTTCCGCGAGCACTTCGGCGACTACCAGCGCCAGTTGTTCCTCATCGACCACGCCGGGTTGCCGCTCAAGACGGTTCTCGAGCAGGTCGACCTGCTCGGCGCCGAGGTCCTTCCCGTGCTGCGCAAGGAATCACGCGCCCTCTGA
- a CDS encoding VOC family protein has translation MATPFLFHDLRTTDLPASRRFYGELFGWDIKDVPAGDRSVPMLFDTEGGPWGGVTELPPGDERSPQWLPYAAVEDLDAATEKAIALGATVARARTDLPQGSLVVLHDPAGATIVLWQNR, from the coding sequence ATGGCTACGCCATTCCTGTTCCACGACCTCCGCACCACCGATCTGCCCGCGTCGCGCCGGTTCTACGGCGAGTTGTTCGGATGGGACATCAAGGACGTGCCCGCCGGTGACCGCTCGGTGCCGATGTTGTTCGACACCGAAGGCGGGCCGTGGGGCGGCGTCACCGAACTCCCGCCCGGTGACGAACGGAGCCCGCAGTGGCTGCCGTACGCCGCCGTCGAAGATCTCGACGCGGCGACCGAAAAGGCGATCGCACTCGGCGCGACCGTGGCCCGCGCGCGCACCGATCTCCCCCAGGGCTCACTGGTCGTGCTGCACGATCCAGCCGGAGCGACCATCGTGCTGTGGCAGAACCGCTGA
- a CDS encoding TetR/AcrR family transcriptional regulator has protein sequence MASSDTTRNGLSANQLDKQRQIVEAARRVLATDGLAGCTARAVADASPLTKSAIHYYFSDMDDLVDRAMAGHIGAFTGRIREAVEQHTGPVDRFWAAVARYVEIFQESPNAAMLWFDYWLDALRKNRLDALDRMHREVAAFFADLLAEIGVDDPARRGRALFRYLLGTVVEQTMNPLPFKEIRSHAAVACALDPVH, from the coding sequence GTGGCATCCTCGGACACGACGCGCAACGGCCTTTCGGCGAACCAGCTCGACAAGCAGCGGCAGATCGTCGAAGCCGCACGTCGCGTACTGGCGACGGACGGGCTTGCCGGGTGCACCGCGCGCGCCGTCGCCGACGCCAGCCCGCTCACGAAGAGCGCGATCCACTACTACTTCTCGGACATGGACGATCTCGTCGACAGGGCGATGGCGGGGCACATCGGCGCGTTCACCGGACGGATCAGGGAGGCGGTCGAGCAGCACACGGGCCCGGTGGACCGGTTCTGGGCTGCGGTCGCGCGCTACGTCGAGATCTTCCAGGAGTCGCCGAACGCCGCGATGCTGTGGTTCGACTACTGGCTGGACGCGCTGCGCAAGAACCGGCTCGACGCGCTGGACCGCATGCACCGGGAGGTGGCGGCGTTCTTCGCCGACCTCCTCGCCGAGATCGGCGTGGACGATCCGGCGCGACGAGGGCGCGCACTGTTCCGCTACCTGCTCGGTACGGTGGTGGAGCAGACGATGAACCCGTTGCCGTTCAAGGAGATCCGGTCACACGCCGCGGTGGCGTGCGCGCTCGATCCGGTGCACTGA
- a CDS encoding FAD-dependent monooxygenase, with the protein MTEVLVIGAGPTGLTLACELARRGIGCRIVDKASAFSTASRAKGLQQRSLELFDKLGIAEALLADGRTSMPARVYQGETVLTEIVTTSGWDPGPAIPYPDLLWIPQWRVEQELRALLANHGVQVELGTEVVDIHQDRTGVTATTRDGAIRAAYLVGCDGGHSTTRRLLGIPFDGETFEEEQGIVGDVRLDGTDLFDHAHSHLWSTEHGFLGLTPLPGTDQYQFQASLPKWRAEPSLATFQRIAAEVAGTARLHIREVTWASTARLNVRMAERYREGRALLAGDAVHCHSPAGGQGMNTGIADAVNLGWKLADAVRGADPAVLDTYQEERLPVARAVLADSERRRRAVTDGGVAALEGKAADRATSGLTTSYHGSSLGLDLPASGAPRSGDRAPDAVNRRTGERLFDLFRGPQWTFLVFGFPALAAGLGEHAHQIGPEWEAERTYGVSGDALFAVRPDGHLGLALRGGSPEPGLRHLAQSVHRIERARHRGV; encoded by the coding sequence ATGACAGAAGTACTCGTGATCGGCGCCGGTCCGACCGGCCTGACGCTCGCCTGTGAACTCGCCCGCCGCGGGATCGGCTGCCGCATCGTCGACAAGGCATCGGCGTTCTCGACCGCCTCTCGCGCCAAGGGCCTGCAACAACGCAGCCTGGAACTGTTCGACAAGCTCGGCATCGCGGAGGCACTGCTCGCCGACGGGCGCACCTCGATGCCCGCGCGCGTCTACCAAGGGGAAACCGTCCTCACCGAGATCGTCACGACCTCGGGCTGGGATCCCGGTCCGGCGATCCCGTACCCCGATTTGCTCTGGATCCCGCAATGGCGCGTCGAACAGGAGTTGCGAGCCCTTCTCGCGAACCACGGCGTGCAGGTCGAGCTGGGCACCGAGGTCGTCGACATCCACCAGGACCGCACGGGCGTCACCGCGACCACCCGTGACGGCGCGATCCGCGCCGCCTACCTCGTCGGCTGCGACGGCGGGCACAGCACGACGCGACGCCTGCTCGGCATCCCGTTCGACGGAGAGACCTTCGAGGAGGAGCAGGGCATCGTGGGCGACGTCCGGCTCGACGGGACGGACCTGTTCGACCACGCGCACAGCCACCTGTGGTCCACCGAGCACGGCTTCCTCGGCCTCACCCCCCTGCCCGGCACGGACCAGTACCAGTTCCAGGCGTCCCTGCCGAAATGGCGGGCCGAACCGTCACTGGCCACGTTCCAGCGCATCGCCGCCGAAGTCGCCGGTACCGCCCGGCTCCACATCCGCGAAGTCACCTGGGCCTCCACCGCGCGCTTGAACGTCCGCATGGCCGAGCGGTACCGGGAAGGCAGGGCGCTGCTCGCGGGCGATGCCGTGCACTGCCACTCGCCCGCGGGCGGGCAGGGCATGAACACCGGGATCGCCGACGCGGTGAACCTCGGCTGGAAGCTCGCCGACGCGGTCCGCGGTGCCGATCCCGCGGTGCTCGACACGTACCAGGAGGAACGCCTGCCGGTCGCACGCGCGGTACTCGCCGACTCCGAACGCCGCCGCCGCGCGGTGACCGACGGCGGCGTGGCAGCGCTCGAAGGCAAAGCCGCGGACCGCGCGACGTCCGGCCTCACCACCTCCTACCACGGAAGTTCGCTCGGGCTGGACCTGCCGGCGAGCGGAGCTCCCCGCTCCGGAGACCGGGCACCCGACGCGGTCAACCGGCGCACCGGCGAGCGGCTCTTCGACCTGTTTCGCGGTCCACAGTGGACGTTCCTGGTATTCGGGTTTCCCGCACTGGCGGCCGGACTGGGCGAACACGCGCACCAGATCGGTCCGGAATGGGAGGCGGAGCGCACCTACGGCGTGTCCGGCGACGCCCTGTTCGCCGTCCGGCCGGACGGCCACCTCGGGCTGGCCTTGCGGGGCGGGTCCCCGGAACCGGGGCTGCGCCACCTCGCGCAGTCAGTGCACCGGATCGAGCGCGCACGCCACCGCGGCGTGTGA
- a CDS encoding TetR/AcrR family transcriptional regulator C-terminal domain-containing protein, producing the protein MVLDAALRLGDEKGLEAVSMRGVAKELGVEAMSLYNHVSNKAAMITGMLERVLAGIEIPDAGLEWGARLRALATAMHSAFTAHPVAATMIVTGAAPRGFAALRPIEELYAILYGAGFSDEIASRGVTAVTGLVFGTAMLAPARGQDAEERTWFRQNVTAERFPNLHRALRAETPDAAADFGHQVDLVVEGLRARQ; encoded by the coding sequence GTGGTTCTCGACGCCGCGCTGCGGCTTGGTGACGAGAAGGGGCTTGAGGCCGTCTCGATGCGCGGGGTGGCGAAAGAGCTTGGTGTGGAAGCGATGTCGCTCTACAACCATGTTTCGAACAAGGCGGCGATGATCACCGGCATGCTGGAGCGCGTGCTGGCGGGGATCGAAATCCCCGACGCCGGTCTGGAATGGGGTGCTCGCCTCCGCGCCTTGGCGACGGCGATGCACAGCGCGTTCACCGCGCACCCGGTGGCCGCGACGATGATCGTCACCGGGGCCGCGCCACGCGGCTTCGCCGCGCTGCGGCCGATCGAGGAGCTGTACGCGATTCTGTACGGCGCCGGTTTCAGTGACGAGATCGCGAGCCGGGGAGTCACCGCTGTCACCGGCCTGGTCTTCGGCACCGCGATGCTGGCGCCCGCGCGCGGACAAGACGCCGAGGAGCGCACCTGGTTTCGCCAGAACGTGACGGCTGAGCGGTTCCCGAACCTGCACCGGGCGCTACGGGCGGAGACGCCGGACGCGGCCGCTGATTTCGGGCATCAGGTGGACCTGGTGGTCGAGGGGCTGCGCGCTCGGCAATGA
- a CDS encoding SigE family RNA polymerase sigma factor yields the protein MRAAEERRYTEYVTERLPVLRRTALLLCGDRHRADDVVQAAITRLYLHWNRASAARNMDAYVRTIVVRAFLNEQRRGWFQRVSLVGGPGETPVPPAPSGPDVELRSVVDAALARVPPRQRAALVLRFLCDLSVAEVAEHLGCSVGNVKSLTTHGLRALRRQFGEHPMTTLGME from the coding sequence GTGCGAGCGGCCGAGGAGCGGCGGTACACGGAGTACGTGACCGAGCGGTTGCCCGTCCTGCGCAGGACGGCGCTGCTGCTGTGCGGCGATCGGCACCGCGCCGACGACGTCGTGCAGGCCGCGATCACGCGCCTGTACCTGCATTGGAACCGCGCTTCGGCGGCCAGGAACATGGACGCCTACGTGCGCACGATCGTGGTTCGCGCGTTCCTCAACGAGCAGCGGCGAGGCTGGTTCCAACGCGTTTCGCTGGTCGGCGGGCCCGGTGAGACGCCGGTGCCGCCCGCGCCGAGCGGGCCCGATGTCGAATTGCGCAGCGTGGTGGACGCGGCGTTGGCGCGGGTGCCGCCGCGGCAGCGCGCGGCCTTGGTGCTGCGCTTCCTGTGCGATCTGTCCGTGGCCGAAGTGGCCGAGCACCTCGGTTGTTCCGTCGGCAACGTCAAAAGCCTGACGACGCACGGTTTGCGCGCGCTTCGCCGTCAGTTCGGCGAGCACCCGATGACGACGCTGGGGATGGAGTAG
- a CDS encoding glycosyltransferase 87 family protein: MDGTFLLRHKAFLLAAGAVIGMVAAVLVARSQFIDLQVYRFGAQALWRGDDLYGPLPPTSAGVTLPFIYPPFAAIALTPLVTAPWWCAAVAMFALSVAALGLALVVTVRVALPHRRAVAVGLGLVPVALLFEPVRATLGFGQVNLVLMGMVLADGLLPTTRWPRGTLVGLAAAVKITPAAFVLFFLLRRDFRSARTAAVSASVASAAGFAIAPTASAHYWLVELTGASGLSGSPFATNQTIVAELTRLGLPPVWHAVAAAVLVAAVLAAAVFVMRRVEPPVAVLVNAVAALVVSPISWSHHWVWLVPALVVLCGHARRAGAPRWWVAAGALAAVFVAGPHHFAPSGDGKELHWTVAQHLYGNAYLLLALCALAGSAWWLKHRRPEPFRTNPRRAEQLRLGVRPRRARPRRPSARGAER, translated from the coding sequence ATGGACGGAACGTTTTTGCTTCGCCACAAGGCCTTCCTGCTCGCCGCGGGTGCCGTGATCGGGATGGTGGCCGCCGTGCTCGTCGCCCGCAGCCAGTTCATCGATCTTCAGGTGTACCGGTTCGGCGCGCAGGCGCTGTGGCGCGGCGACGACCTGTACGGCCCGCTTCCGCCGACCTCGGCCGGTGTCACGTTGCCGTTCATCTACCCGCCGTTCGCGGCGATCGCGCTGACCCCGCTGGTGACCGCGCCGTGGTGGTGCGCGGCGGTGGCGATGTTCGCGTTGTCGGTGGCGGCATTGGGACTCGCGCTCGTCGTGACGGTTCGCGTCGCGTTGCCACACCGCCGAGCGGTGGCCGTGGGTCTCGGACTGGTGCCGGTGGCGCTCCTGTTCGAACCCGTTCGCGCGACGCTCGGGTTCGGGCAGGTCAACCTGGTGCTGATGGGCATGGTGCTCGCCGACGGCCTGCTGCCGACAACGCGATGGCCGCGCGGGACGCTGGTCGGACTGGCCGCCGCGGTCAAGATCACCCCGGCCGCTTTCGTGCTGTTTTTCCTGCTGCGCAGGGATTTCCGGTCGGCGCGGACCGCCGCGGTGTCCGCTTCGGTGGCCAGCGCCGCCGGGTTCGCGATCGCGCCGACGGCGTCGGCGCACTACTGGCTGGTCGAGCTGACCGGGGCGTCCGGGTTGAGCGGTTCGCCGTTCGCGACGAACCAGACCATCGTGGCCGAGCTGACCCGGCTCGGTCTGCCACCGGTGTGGCACGCGGTCGCGGCCGCGGTACTCGTGGCGGCGGTGCTCGCCGCCGCGGTGTTCGTCATGCGGCGGGTGGAGCCGCCGGTCGCGGTTCTGGTGAACGCGGTCGCCGCGTTGGTGGTGTCCCCGATCTCGTGGTCGCACCACTGGGTCTGGCTGGTGCCCGCGCTGGTCGTCCTCTGTGGACACGCCAGGCGCGCCGGTGCGCCGCGCTGGTGGGTGGCGGCGGGCGCGCTCGCGGCGGTGTTCGTCGCCGGACCGCACCACTTCGCACCGTCCGGAGACGGCAAGGAACTGCACTGGACGGTCGCGCAGCACCTGTACGGCAACGCCTACCTCCTGCTGGCGTTGTGCGCGCTGGCGGGTTCGGCGTGGTGGCTGAAGCACCGGCGACCGGAGCCGTTCCGCACCAACCCCAGGCGTGCGGAACAACTCCGGCTCGGTGTCAGGCCGCGGCGGGCACGGCCGCGACGGCCTTCGGCGCGCGGAGCAGAACGCTGA
- a CDS encoding DUF1453 domain-containing protein, whose protein sequence is MTDALVFSGIFLVLVLTTQIGRRRHSALLAVMPFVSSAVIGGLVIFTGKHDYHLADFVCAVVGAAIGVAVGLGLSKTMAVYRDPGTAKLYTRAAFPYLAIWLVVLVVRIVFVWLLENVHSFAVSFGEFMVDNGIGQDGVALFFLMMALAMVLTREVSVLLRAPKAVAAVPAAA, encoded by the coding sequence ATGACCGATGCTCTTGTGTTCAGCGGGATCTTCCTGGTGCTCGTGCTCACCACGCAGATCGGGCGACGGCGGCATTCCGCGCTGCTCGCCGTGATGCCGTTCGTGTCCTCGGCCGTGATCGGCGGACTGGTGATCTTCACCGGCAAGCACGACTACCACCTCGCCGATTTCGTGTGCGCCGTCGTCGGCGCCGCGATCGGGGTCGCCGTCGGGCTCGGGCTCTCGAAGACCATGGCGGTCTACCGGGACCCCGGCACCGCGAAGCTCTACACCCGGGCCGCGTTCCCCTATCTCGCGATCTGGCTCGTCGTCCTCGTCGTCCGGATCGTTTTCGTGTGGCTGCTCGAAAACGTGCACTCGTTCGCGGTGTCGTTCGGCGAGTTCATGGTGGACAACGGGATCGGCCAGGACGGGGTCGCCCTGTTCTTCCTCATGATGGCGCTCGCGATGGTGCTCACCCGCGAGGTCAGCGTTCTGCTCCGCGCGCCGAAGGCCGTCGCGGCCGTGCCCGCCGCGGCCTGA
- a CDS encoding alpha/beta fold hydrolase, producing the protein MRIGVFGTVALLLLVTGCSGDEPWGAADGPVSAVTADLPAPLLHWESCRDAPGLSCADLPVPLDYRHPEGAKISIAVSRLSTGDGHPVLLSNPGGPGASGLFNTLGVDGLTGGALRERFDLIGFDPRGVGRSGGVHCGLDANLVAAAAGGAAPRDFRHDADAASAIASACAAGAGPVLPHLTTANTARDVELLRKALHRERISFVGTSYGAELAVAYASMFPGGTDRVVLDSASDVTVGWRAARREEAAAADARFTEVAAKIAREEPRWHLGTTAGEVRDRYLRTAAELDARPRSIDGSRVDAAVLQEARLLPALRSDDDIAPFALTLAYLSSAPGALSEQDLLAALGPERDAGPLPGGQSAEQNASAFLAVRCGDERWPADTEEYRRATSDEASRFPVTRGQFSKITACAFWPGPPPPARPDVTDRGWRGGPNVLILRNTRDFLAPDEGVTNTRRALGRRAVAISVDDYRHGVLGRSACATGYAVRWLVGTGTPRRDLAC; encoded by the coding sequence ATGAGGATCGGCGTATTCGGGACGGTCGCGCTGCTGCTGCTCGTCACCGGGTGCTCCGGTGACGAGCCGTGGGGTGCCGCCGATGGTCCCGTGTCCGCGGTGACGGCGGACCTGCCCGCGCCGCTCCTGCACTGGGAAAGCTGTCGTGATGCTCCAGGACTGTCCTGTGCGGACCTTCCGGTGCCGCTGGACTACCGCCACCCCGAAGGCGCGAAGATCAGCATCGCCGTCTCGCGGTTGTCCACAGGGGACGGTCACCCCGTGCTGCTGTCGAACCCCGGTGGCCCCGGCGCGTCCGGGCTCTTCAACACCCTCGGCGTGGACGGGCTCACCGGCGGCGCGCTGCGCGAGCGCTTCGACCTGATCGGGTTCGATCCTCGCGGGGTCGGCCGGAGTGGCGGTGTCCATTGCGGACTCGACGCGAACCTGGTCGCGGCGGCGGCAGGTGGTGCGGCACCGAGGGATTTCCGGCACGACGCAGACGCGGCCTCGGCCATCGCGAGTGCGTGCGCGGCGGGAGCGGGACCGGTGCTGCCGCACCTCACGACGGCGAACACGGCACGGGATGTCGAGCTGCTCAGGAAGGCGCTGCACCGCGAGCGGATCTCGTTCGTCGGGACCTCGTACGGTGCCGAGCTGGCGGTCGCCTACGCCTCGATGTTCCCCGGCGGGACCGACCGCGTCGTGCTGGACAGCGCCTCGGACGTCACGGTCGGCTGGCGAGCGGCGCGGCGGGAGGAAGCGGCCGCGGCGGACGCCCGGTTCACTGAAGTCGCGGCGAAGATCGCGCGGGAGGAACCGCGCTGGCACCTCGGCACGACGGCGGGCGAGGTCCGCGACCGATACCTGCGCACGGCGGCCGAGCTGGACGCGCGGCCGCGCTCGATCGACGGTTCCCGCGTCGACGCCGCCGTGCTGCAGGAGGCCCGCCTGCTCCCAGCGCTCCGGAGCGACGACGACATCGCGCCGTTCGCGCTGACGCTGGCGTACCTCTCGTCGGCGCCGGGCGCACTGTCCGAACAGGACTTGCTGGCGGCACTGGGACCGGAGCGGGACGCGGGGCCGTTGCCGGGCGGTCAGTCCGCGGAGCAGAACGCGTCGGCCTTTCTCGCGGTGCGCTGCGGCGACGAGCGGTGGCCTGCCGACACCGAGGAATACCGGCGCGCGACGAGTGACGAGGCTTCGCGCTTTCCGGTCACCCGCGGCCAGTTCTCGAAGATCACCGCCTGCGCGTTCTGGCCCGGTCCGCCCCCTCCTGCCCGGCCCGACGTCACCGACCGCGGCTGGCGCGGTGGCCCGAACGTGCTGATCCTGCGGAACACCCGCGACTTCCTCGCCCCGGACGAAGGCGTCACCAACACCCGGCGCGCGCTGGGTCGCCGTGCGGTGGCCATCTCCGTCGACGACTACCGGCACGGTGTGCTCGGCAGGAGCGCGTGCGCGACCGGGTACGCGGTCCGATGGCTCGTCGGCACCGGGACGCCACGCCGGGACCTCGCCTGCTGA